Proteins found in one Streptomyces sp. NBC_00190 genomic segment:
- a CDS encoding thioesterase II family protein: MTRGLTAGVRPDPWLRRFHPAPAGPAPVLVVLPHAGGNASFYFPWSQALAAHAEVLTVQYPGRHDRFGEPVPDTIDALVEGVRAALRPWRDRPLVLFGHSMGAVVAFELARRLEAAGGPDGESGGGPARGGLRGLILSGRRSPLTHREEEHHHTRGDEALLAQLGALAGTDPRLLADEGLRALILPALRGDYRAVETYRYEPGPVLRVPVSVLTGEADPRVSPSEAMAWRELTDGAFTFRGFPGGHFYLTDHQEAVARAIAEDLVSFGAAVR, encoded by the coding sequence ATGACGCGCGGCCTCACGGCGGGTGTCCGGCCCGACCCCTGGTTGCGGCGCTTCCACCCCGCGCCGGCGGGACCCGCCCCCGTGCTGGTGGTGCTGCCGCACGCGGGTGGGAACGCCTCCTTCTACTTCCCCTGGTCCCAGGCCCTCGCCGCGCACGCCGAGGTGCTGACGGTGCAGTACCCGGGCCGTCACGACCGGTTCGGGGAACCCGTGCCGGACACGATCGACGCGCTGGTCGAGGGGGTGCGGGCGGCGCTGCGGCCCTGGAGGGACCGGCCGTTGGTGCTCTTCGGGCACAGCATGGGAGCGGTGGTCGCCTTCGAGCTGGCGCGGCGGCTGGAGGCGGCCGGGGGACCGGACGGCGAATCCGGCGGTGGCCCGGCGAGGGGCGGGCTGCGCGGGCTGATCCTGTCCGGGCGGCGGTCCCCGCTGACCCACCGCGAGGAGGAACACCACCACACGCGGGGCGACGAGGCGCTGCTCGCCCAGCTCGGCGCGCTGGCCGGCACCGACCCGCGGCTGCTGGCGGACGAGGGGCTGCGGGCACTGATCCTGCCGGCGCTGCGCGGGGACTACCGGGCCGTCGAGACGTACCGCTACGAGCCCGGGCCGGTGCTGCGCGTTCCGGTGAGTGTGCTGACCGGCGAGGCGGACCCGCGGGTGAGTCCGTCCGAGGCCATGGCCTGGCGGGAGCTGACCGACGGTGCGTTCACCTTCCGTGGATTTCCCGGCGGGCACTTCTACCTGACCGACCACCAGGAGGCCGTGGCACGGGCCATCGCGGAGGACCTGGTGTCCTTCGGGGCGGCCGTTCGCTGA
- a CDS encoding AMP-binding protein, whose protein sequence is MLTALDGVYGDRPDAVTVAGRSTSYEDLLGAAGAVAADIAGAPAFAVTATASLETVAAVVGGLLAGVACVPLPPDAGPAEREHILRDSGAAPVEVDFARRSSTWPGKAAVPEDPALILYTSGTTGAPKGVVLSGAAIAADLDALAEAWQWTAEDTLVHGLPLFHVHGLVLGVLGALRTGSRLVHTGRPTPEAYAGAGGSLYFGVPTVWSRIAREPQAAAALTGARLLVSGSAALPAPVFRDLERLTGHRPVERYGMTETLITISGRAGGEVRPGTVGTALPGIRTRVAAEPGAEIGELQLTGPTLFSGYLGRPEATAAAYTEDGWFRTGDIAAVDESDGVHRIVGRASIDMIKSGGYRIGAGEIENALLDHPKVSEAAVVGVPDADLGQRIVAFVVAEGVTGAELTDFVAAHLSVHKRPREVRFVAAVPRNAMGKPQKKLLLADEPGEPGEGR, encoded by the coding sequence ATGCTGACCGCGCTCGACGGGGTGTACGGGGACCGGCCGGACGCCGTCACCGTCGCCGGCCGTTCCACTTCCTACGAGGACCTGCTCGGCGCAGCCGGCGCGGTCGCGGCCGACATCGCAGGGGCGCCCGCCTTCGCGGTGACCGCGACGGCCTCCCTGGAGACCGTGGCCGCGGTGGTCGGCGGGCTGCTGGCCGGGGTGGCCTGCGTACCGCTGCCGCCCGACGCGGGGCCCGCCGAGCGCGAGCACATCCTGCGGGACTCCGGGGCGGCCCCGGTCGAGGTGGACTTCGCCCGGCGCTCCTCCACCTGGCCGGGGAAGGCCGCGGTGCCCGAGGACCCGGCGCTGATCCTGTACACGTCCGGCACCACGGGCGCTCCCAAGGGCGTGGTGCTCAGCGGCGCGGCGATCGCCGCCGACCTGGACGCGCTGGCCGAGGCCTGGCAGTGGACCGCCGAGGACACCCTGGTGCACGGCCTGCCGCTGTTCCACGTGCACGGGCTCGTGCTCGGTGTGCTCGGCGCCCTGCGCACGGGCAGCCGCCTCGTGCACACCGGGCGGCCCACGCCGGAGGCCTACGCCGGGGCGGGCGGCAGCCTGTACTTCGGGGTGCCGACCGTGTGGTCCCGTATCGCCCGCGAACCGCAGGCCGCTGCCGCGCTGACCGGGGCCCGGCTGCTGGTGTCCGGGAGCGCCGCCCTGCCCGCGCCCGTCTTCCGGGACCTGGAACGGCTCACCGGACACCGGCCCGTCGAGCGGTACGGGATGACCGAGACCCTGATCACCATCAGCGGCCGCGCCGGCGGCGAGGTCCGCCCCGGTACGGTCGGCACCGCGCTGCCCGGCATCCGTACGCGCGTGGCCGCCGAGCCGGGCGCCGAGATCGGGGAACTCCAGCTCACCGGACCCACGTTGTTCTCGGGGTACCTGGGCCGACCGGAGGCCACCGCCGCCGCGTACACCGAGGACGGCTGGTTCCGCACGGGCGACATCGCCGCTGTCGACGAGTCGGACGGCGTCCACCGGATCGTGGGCCGCGCCTCCATCGACATGATCAAGTCGGGCGGCTACCGGATCGGCGCGGGCGAGATCGAGAACGCGCTGCTGGACCATCCCAAGGTGAGCGAGGCGGCGGTGGTCGGCGTCCCGGACGCGGACCTCGGCCAGCGGATCGTCGCCTTCGTCGTCGCCGAGGGGGTCACCGGCGCCGAGCTCACCGACTTCGTCGCCGCGCACCTTTCGGTGCACAAGCGCCCGCGCGAGGTCCGCTTCGTCGCCGCCGTGCCGCGCAACGCCATGGGCAAGCCCCAGAAGAAGCTGCTGCTGGCGGACGAGCCCGGAGAGCCGGGGGAGGGGCGATGA
- a CDS encoding anthrone oxygenase family protein: MSLLAATITTGLVSGLFYGFSVSVMPGLRRTGDRTVIEVMQRINVAILNGWFMLGYLGALVFTGLALALSVPSDGRAALPQLIGAFVCYVLALGLTARVNIPLNNALEKAGPVDRIPDPAAVRSAFEQPWVRANVWRTVLCTVAFALLAWALVLHGQGS, encoded by the coding sequence ATGTCCTTGCTCGCAGCGACCATCACCACGGGCCTGGTCAGCGGCCTCTTCTACGGGTTCTCCGTATCCGTGATGCCGGGCCTGCGGCGCACCGGCGACCGGACGGTCATCGAGGTGATGCAGCGCATCAACGTGGCCATCCTCAACGGCTGGTTCATGCTGGGCTACCTCGGCGCCCTCGTCTTCACCGGTCTGGCGCTGGCGCTGTCCGTGCCGTCCGACGGCCGCGCGGCACTGCCCCAGCTGATCGGCGCGTTCGTCTGCTACGTGCTCGCGCTGGGGCTCACCGCCAGGGTGAACATCCCGCTGAACAACGCCCTGGAGAAGGCCGGACCGGTCGACCGGATCCCCGACCCGGCCGCCGTCCGCAGCGCCTTCGAGCAGCCCTGGGTACGGGCCAACGTGTGGCGGACGGTGCTGTGCACGGTGGCGTTCGCACTGCTCGCCTGGGCGCTGGTCCTGCACGGTCAGGGCAGTTAG
- a CDS encoding MarR family transcriptional regulator: MDGIELFLLGRALMKLGEEALPEPPGGSGQYAGSTRAVVIVAGDIATHPDTTVGETALRTGLPQSQVSGAVARLREAGSVETAPDPADRRRTLVRQAPAVSARVAAVRAAGSSKVEEALVRVLGETEAQRLPEVTEALEVLARHLVRDGR; the protein is encoded by the coding sequence GTGGATGGCATCGAACTGTTCCTGCTCGGCCGGGCCCTGATGAAGCTCGGCGAAGAGGCCCTGCCCGAACCCCCGGGCGGCTCCGGCCAGTACGCCGGCAGCACCCGCGCCGTGGTGATCGTGGCGGGCGACATCGCCACGCACCCGGACACCACCGTGGGCGAGACCGCCCTGCGCACGGGCCTGCCGCAGAGTCAGGTCTCGGGCGCCGTCGCCCGCCTGCGCGAGGCCGGGTCCGTCGAGACGGCGCCCGACCCCGCCGACCGCCGCCGCACGCTGGTCCGCCAGGCCCCCGCGGTCTCCGCGCGCGTGGCCGCCGTACGGGCCGCCGGCTCCTCCAAGGTCGAGGAGGCCCTCGTGCGGGTCCTGGGCGAGACGGAGGCGCAGCGGCTGCCCGAGGTCACCGAGGCACTGGAGGTACTGGCCCGCCACCTGGTGCGCGACGGCCGCTGA